One genomic window of Salvelinus alpinus chromosome 9, SLU_Salpinus.1, whole genome shotgun sequence includes the following:
- the LOC139583965 gene encoding pyrin-like, with amino-acid sequence MSPNNKWIGRGLHASLLYLLLFVCLVRTATLDEEDIEIDDEEEDLEYESSMKQDGHTCGSGQTGHYPFCKDKDQVIHHYVHTRDECGETDFKKVRGEMQLMIQDRRKKMKEIVHSAKLIEKNVEREKEDTLLFLTEVARLVQKTYVDVIEEIKKKQKAATTGAIEHILELTQEISKLQERSSELEQLSHTEDHLHLLQMFPSLCTPPAIIDWSEVSIHSDPSVGSMRRAVNKLREALNSEESRLSAAELGRIKKCAVNVTLDPDTAHPYLIVSEDGKQVRIGDLWQNVTDGPERFNLVVNVLAKEGFSSGRFYYEVQVKGKTRLDLGVAVESINRQSGVTLSPGHGYLAICLRDGDRYVAAESPAILIALSQKPQKIGVYVDYEQGQVSFYDVDNRSHIYSFTDYTFNKKLYPFFSTGTDDDGENSAPLVITPVNQHLSIHFLTFEKA; translated from the coding sequence ATGTCGCCAAACAACAAGTGGATAGGGAGGGGCCTGCATGCCAGCCTGTTGTACCTGCTTTTATTTGTGTGCCTGGTGCGCACCGCTACTCTGGACGAAGAAGATATTGAGAttgatgatgaggaggaagacCTGGAGTATGAGTCCAGTATGAAACAAGACGGACACACCTGTGGAAGCGGCCAAACTGGTCACTATCCATTCTGTAAGGACAAGGACCAGGTCATTCACCACTACGTCCACACAAGGGATGAGTGTGGAGAGACAGACTTCAAGAAAGTGCGGGGGGAAATGCAGCTGATGATCCAGGACCGTCGAAAGAAGATGAAGGAGATCGTACACTCTGCAAAACTCATCGAGAAAAAtgtggagagggagaaagaggacacTTTGCTGTTCCTGACTGAAGTGGCACGGCTCGTTCAGAAGACCTACGTAGATGTCATTGAGGAGATCAAAAAGAAGCAGAAAGCAGCAACAACCGGGGCTATAGAACACATTCTAGAGCTAACACAGGAAATCTCTAAACTACAGGAGAGAAGCTCTGAACTGGAGCAGCTCTCACACACTGAGGACCACCTTCACCTTCTCCAGATGTTCCCGTCCCTGTGTACCCCACCAGCCATCATTGACTGGTCTGAGGTCAGCATTCACAGTGATCCCAGTGTGGGGTCTATGAGGAGAGCTGTGAACAAGCTGAGAGAAGCACTCAATAGTGAAGAGAGCAGGCTGTCTGCAGCTGAGTTGGGAAGGATTAAAAAGTGTGCAGTGAATGTGACTCTGGACCCTGATACAGCACATCCGTACCTCATTGTCTCTGAAGACGGGAAACAAGTGAGAATTGGAGATCTCTGGCAAAATGTCACAGATGGCCCTGAAAGGTTTAATTTAGTTGTTAATGTCCTAGCAAAGGAGGGCTTCTCCTCAGGGAGATTCTACTATGAGGTGCAGGTGAAAGGTAAGACTAGGTTGGATTTAGGAGTGGCCGTAGAGTCCATCAACAGGCAGAGTGGGGTCACCCTGAGCCCTGGCCATGGATACCTGGCTATATGTCTGAGGGATGGGGATAGGTATGTAGCTGCTGAAAGCCCTGCTATCCTCATCGCTCTTAGTCAGAAGCCCCAGAAGATAGGGGTTTATGTTGATTATGAACAAGGCCAGGTCTCCTTCTATGATGTGGATAACAGGTCTCATATCTACTCCTTCACTGATTACACTTTCAATAAGAAACTCTATCCATTCTTTAGCACTGGCACTGACGATGACGGTGAAAACTCAGCCCCATTAGTCATTACCCCAGTCAATCAACATCTGAGTATTCATTTCTTAACTTTTGAAAAAGCCTGA